TAGTAAAAGTGAAGCGTTAAAGGCTGAATGTTATTTTAAAAGTTTATCTCGTAAAAAGAAAGTAGAGTTTTTAAATAGGGAAACGGGTGGATATGATGTGGCAACAAAAAAGCTTTGATCAGGAAGAACACAAGGCGATACTATATCTTGTTCCAACGCCAATTGGAAATTTAGAGGATATGAGTTTTCGGGCAGTTAGAATATTAAAAGAGGTAGATTTTATTGCTGCAGAAGATACAAGAAATACAAAGAAATTGTGTAATTATTTTGAAATTACTACACCCCTCGTTAGCTACCATGAGCATAATAAAGAAACGAGTGGAGAGAAGCTAATTGAAAAGTTAAAAGAAGGATTAAAAATTGCATTGGTAAGTGATGCTGGAATGCCAACCATCTCTGATCCTGGATTTGAGCTTGTCTCTGCTGCTTTAAAAGAAAATCTGACAGTAGTTCCTTTACCTGGAGCAAACGCAGCACTTACGTCTTTAATTGCCTCAGGACTTCCAAGTCAGCCATTTTACTTTTACGGTTTTCTGAATCGGCAAAGGAAAGAAAAGAAAAAAGAATTGGAACGCTTGAAGAAGCAGTCTGATACGATTGTTTTTTATGAGTCGCCCCATCGTCTTAAAGAAACGTTGAATCTGATGTTAGAGATACTTGGAGATCGCAATACAGCTCTTTGTAGGGAACTGACGAAAAGATATGAGGAATTTATTAGAGGTACGCTGACAGAGGTAAATGAATGGGCTAGGCAGGATGAAATACGTGGAGAATTTTGTATTATTATCGAAGGGTCAAATGAGAAGCAAACTGATGAAGAAACGGGTTGGTGGGAACATTTAACGATTGAAGAGCATGTCGATCATTATATTGCAGAAAATAATATCCCGTCAAAGGAAGCTATTAAACATGTAGCAATAGACCGAGGGCTCAATAAAAGGGATGTTTACCAGGCATACCATATAGACTAGAAAGCGAAAGTGCCCCTACAAAGCACTATAAGGGTTGAAATGATTTTGAGTGGATTAGAATTGTGCTAGATAATAATCAAGCTTTAAGATATAAATTCTGATTAACAAAAAAAAGCTTCTCCAGTTGGAGAAGCTTTAGATATTATTTTGCTAATTCAAATGAGTTTTGAATTTCTTTTATTAACTGTTCAGCGCCTTCACGGCTAAGGATTAGCTTTCCACCTGCAAGTGCTAAGTTGTCATCAGACACTTCACCAGTTACTTGGCAAGTCATGTTTGCTTTGTACTTTTTCAAGATAATACGCTCTTCGTCAACATAGATTTCAAGAGCATCTTTCTCAGCAATACCTAGAGTACGTCTTAATTCGATTGGAATAACCACACGGCCTAACTCGTCAACTTTACGGACAATACCAGTAGATTTCATTAATATTATCTCCTCTCAAATGCATGATTCTATATTTTTTATTCGTCATTATTCGACAAATTTCTTATAACTCTATAATACCAGGCATTCCCATATTCGTCAATTATTTTATATTAAAAAATAACGGGAAAATTTGTATGCCTTGTAGAGCATTAATTTATCACGGTTTTGCGGAAAATAAGAGGCTGAATAGTACATTTCAATCCACTTAAAATAGAAAAAGGAATCGGATTGAAAATCTTTATTTCGACAAATCTTTACAAACTCCAACATATCTACTACACGTTTCGACGATACCTTTCTTTTTAATGGGGTAGGGAGTTTAGTTTTATATTGGAAAAGCGTGTATGTGGATGGGCTTGTTGCACAAAGTGTTATTTTTCGGTATATTTTGATGATAGAAGAGGGTAAAAAAAGGTAATAATGATTAAATAAGATTTTTGTGTTTTGCACTATCTAAGGAGGGTTACAAATGCAGGATAAATTAAAAACTTTTTATATTACAACTCCAATTTATTATCCAAGCGGCAATTTACATATAGGGCATGCCTATACGACCGTTGCAGGTGATGCAATGGCACGTTATAAGCGCTTGCGTGGATATGATGTTATGTATTTAACAGGAACGGATGAACATGGGCAAAAAATTCAGCGGAAAGCTGAGGAAAAGGGTATTTCACCACAACAATATGTAGATGAGATTGTTAGTGGAATTCAAGATTTATGGAAAAAACTCGATATTTCATATGATGACTTTATTAGAACGACGCAGGATCGACATAAGCAAGTTGTTGGAAAAATATTTGCAAGATTACTTGAGCAAGGTGATATATATCTTGATCAATATGAAGGCTGGTACTGCACCCCATGTGAATCATTTTATACGGATCGCCAACTAGTTGAAGGCAATTGCCCGGATTGCGGCAGACCAGTTGAAAAGGTAAAAGAGGAATCATACTTCTTTAGAATGGGTAAGTATTCTGATCGATTGATGAAATATTATGAAGAAAACCCTGACTTTATCCAGCCAGAGTCTCGTAAAAATGAAATGATTAATAACTTTATTAAACCAGGACTTGAGGATTTAGCTGTTTCAAGAACAACATTTGATTGGGGTATTAAGGTCCCTGGAGATCCAAAACATGTGATTTATGTATGGATTGATGCATTATCAAACTATATCACGGCATTAGGATATGGCACAGATAATGACGCAAAATATTTAAATTACTGGCCTGCGGATGTCCACCTCGTTGGAAAAGAAATCGTCCGCTTCCACACCATTTATTGGCCTATTATGTTAATGGCACTTGATATCCCTCTACCTAAAAAAGTGTTTGCTCATGGCTGGCTGTTAATGAAGGACGGAAAGATGTCAAAATCAAAGGGGAA
The Neobacillus sp. PS3-40 genome window above contains:
- the rsmI gene encoding 16S rRNA (cytidine(1402)-2'-O)-methyltransferase — translated: MWQQKSFDQEEHKAILYLVPTPIGNLEDMSFRAVRILKEVDFIAAEDTRNTKKLCNYFEITTPLVSYHEHNKETSGEKLIEKLKEGLKIALVSDAGMPTISDPGFELVSAALKENLTVVPLPGANAALTSLIASGLPSQPFYFYGFLNRQRKEKKKELERLKKQSDTIVFYESPHRLKETLNLMLEILGDRNTALCRELTKRYEEFIRGTLTEVNEWARQDEIRGEFCIIIEGSNEKQTDEETGWWEHLTIEEHVDHYIAENNIPSKEAIKHVAIDRGLNKRDVYQAYHID
- a CDS encoding AbrB/MazE/SpoVT family DNA-binding domain-containing protein codes for the protein MLMKSTGIVRKVDELGRVVIPIELRRTLGIAEKDALEIYVDEERIILKKYKANMTCQVTGEVSDDNLALAGGKLILSREGAEQLIKEIQNSFELAK